In the Pedobacter cryoconitis genome, AGGGGTTTTGCTTTTAAAAACTCAAAAATTAATTTATCCTGTTCACATTGCCACTTCTGGAAGAGTTGTTTTTTAAACTTGCCCCTCCTTTATAATTGATACTACCACCACTGCTTGAAGTAGTTTCCAATGCTTTTGACACATTGATTTCAATATCTCCACCAGAACTGGCCGCCGCATTTGCATAGTCAGTTTTTAGTTCTAAAGCGCTCACATTAGCGCCAGAACTTGCTTTAACATCCAGATTGGACGCTGTTCCGGAAAAAGAAGAGGATGCCCCGCTGCTTGATTTTATCTGAAGATCCTTACAAACGATACTCGCAGACATACTCGCACCAGAAGAAACCTTCGCATCTAAAGCATCAGTCTTTAAAGTATTTTCAGTCTTTAAAGAACTTCCACTGCTTGCAGCTATACTATTCAACTTTTTATAAGTAATATACACCTTAGCGCTTTTATTTTTCAAAAACCTTGAACCCTGATTATCTTTCCAGCTCACTCTTACATTTCCTCCGTTATTTTCGATCACGACTTCATCGATAAAATTACTACTGGCTACGATTTTAGCAGATTCTGTATTGCCCTGTGTAATAAATAAATCAATTCCTGCATGGACACTTACCCCGGAAACATTATTTAAGGCTACGTTTTTAGTATTTTGAGCCTTTAAAGTAAACGCACTGAATGTAGCAGTGATCAGTAAAAGCAATGTTGATTTGAGTAAAAAATTCGATTTCATCATCTTGGTTTTATTAGTTTATCTAAATTAGACACACAGACCTCATAAACGTTGCATTATTTTGAAATTATTTTTCTGATATTTGGTTGAGCTAATAAATCCTTCTTTTTATCCCATAAACAATCACAATTTAGATGGCCGATTCACAATTACTTATTCTAGATAAAAAACAAATTCAACAGAAAATTAACCGTATGGCTTATCAAATCCTGGAGGATAATTTAAATGAGAAGGAAATCGTACTTGCAGGCATATGGGACAGAGGATATAAACTTGCACTGAGACTGAAAACAGTTTTACAGGAAATCTCTGACCTGACTGTAACTATGCTTAGGATTGATCTGGAAAAAGAGAACAGTTGCCTCAAAGCAACCACAGACGTGGAACCAGCTAAAGTGAAAAATAAAGTGATCATTCTTGTTGACGATGTATTGAACAGTGGTAAAACCCTTGCTTATGGCTTTGGTGTATTCCTGAATACTCCGCATAAAAAGATCCGCACCGTTGTACTGGTGGACAGAAGTCATAAAATATACCCGGTAGCAACCGATTTCGTAGGTCTGCAGATGGCCACTGTATTAAAAGAGCATGTAGATGTCGTTCTTGACGTAGCAGGGCAGGAGGATGGTGTTTATTTAAGCTAATATGCTTATTCTTACCTTAATCTATGTCATTCTTATCTTTCTTGTCCTTCGGTTCTCCGTAACTGTGTTTAATTTCCTGTCTAACCCTAAATTGGGAGTTTACGGCAGGCACTTCGATAACAAAGTTTCCATACTCATTGAAGCTACACCCGATACAGCAGTTTTACTGGAACTGCTCCAAACCATCCAATTACAAGACTATGACGCTATAGAAGTAATTATCCAGTGCAATGAAAATGCAGCACAATCAGCAGAGCTGACTAATTTCTGTGCAGCCGACCGTCGTTTTAACCTCAGTAAACAGAAAACCGGTGCAGTGGAAGATGAAGCAACCGGTGAATATTTTCTGTTTTTAGGTACCCATACTATTATTTGTGATGGATTGATCAATAGCCTGATCTATCGAACCAAGGTTTTTAACCTCACACTTCTAAATATCATTCCTACGCAATCCATCAGTGGATTCTTCAATTATTGTTTGCTGCCGTTAAATAATTTTGTACTCCTGAATTTAATCCCACTACGGCTCATCCGTCTTTTTTCCAGTCCTGTCTTTTCTGCAGGAACAAACCAATGTATGTTCTTTGATGCCGCTACCTATAAAAAATACGAATGGCACCGCCGGATGAAAGGAGAGATACCCGAAGCCCTTGAAATCGTTAAAGCCGTTAAACAAGAAAAATTTAAAGCGGAAACTCTGGTCGGAAATAAACTGATTTATAGCTACGTGTCTGAATACCAAAACGATTTAATTCAAAAAACCGGTCAGCGTTTGTTAAGGAACTTTGGGAACAATAGCTTTGTGGCCCTTTTATACCTGTTATTAATTATAGGAGGCCCACTTTATATCCTCGCTGATTATGATTACAGGTTATTTATTCTTCCGGTAGGACTCATTTTTCTGAGCAGGATTATGATTTCTTTCCTATCCGGACAAAACGCTGTCTGGAACATTTTGCTTCATCCCGTTCAAATGTTTTTCCTGGTCATCTCTTTACTGCAGGCAATTTTGGTCAGGATCTTTCTGCCGCGCAAAAAATAACTAGTATGGATATGAAACTCTTTTTGCGTAATTTTGTAGTATCAATTGAAAATAAAGAATATGAAATACGATTTGGCCGTTACCATAGATAAAGCCTCAGGATTCTGTTTCGGGGTAGTATATGCTATAGAAATGGCTGAAGATATTTTAGCTGAAGAAGATTATTTATACTGCCTTGGTGATATTGTGCATAACGATGAAGAAGTAAGACGTTTAACCGATAAAGGCCTGCGTATTATTGACCACGAACAATTACAGCAGCTGCACGATGAAAAAGTACTCATCAGAGCTCATGGAGAGGCGCCTTCTACCTATCAGCTGGCACTGGAAAATAACCTGATTTTAATTGATGCTTCCTGCCCTGTGGTTTTAAAACTGCAAAACAGGATTAAAAATTCCTATGATGATAAAGAACAGATCTTAATCTTTGGAAAACATGGTCATGCAGAAGTAATTGGATTACAAGGACAAACAGATGGTAACGCTATTGTTTTCCAAGATCTTGCCGAACTTGACAACGTAGACTTACCCGGCAAATTTACCCTTTACAGTCAGACCACAAAAAGCACAGATAAATTCTATCACATCAAAGAGCAGCTATTAAGCCGCGGATATGAAGTGAAAGCAAATGATACGATTTGCAGACAAGTTTCTAACCGTTACGAAGACCTGGAGAATTTTGTAGTGAACTATGACAGGATAATTTTTGTATCCGGTAAAAAATCATCTAATGGAAAAGTC is a window encoding:
- a CDS encoding head GIN domain-containing protein, producing the protein MMKSNFLLKSTLLLLITATFSAFTLKAQNTKNVALNNVSGVSVHAGIDLFITQGNTESAKIVASSNFIDEVVIENNGGNVRVSWKDNQGSRFLKNKSAKVYITYKKLNSIAASSGSSLKTENTLKTDALDAKVSSGASMSASIVCKDLQIKSSSGASSSFSGTASNLDVKASSGANVSALELKTDYANAAASSGGDIEINVSKALETTSSSGGSINYKGGASLKNNSSRSGNVNRIN
- a CDS encoding phosphoribosyltransferase family protein, with product MADSQLLILDKKQIQQKINRMAYQILEDNLNEKEIVLAGIWDRGYKLALRLKTVLQEISDLTVTMLRIDLEKENSCLKATTDVEPAKVKNKVIILVDDVLNSGKTLAYGFGVFLNTPHKKIRTVVLVDRSHKIYPVATDFVGLQMATVLKEHVDVVLDVAGQEDGVYLS
- a CDS encoding 4-hydroxy-3-methylbut-2-enyl diphosphate reductase, producing MKYDLAVTIDKASGFCFGVVYAIEMAEDILAEEDYLYCLGDIVHNDEEVRRLTDKGLRIIDHEQLQQLHDEKVLIRAHGEAPSTYQLALENNLILIDASCPVVLKLQNRIKNSYDDKEQILIFGKHGHAEVIGLQGQTDGNAIVFQDLAELDNVDLPGKFTLYSQTTKSTDKFYHIKEQLLSRGYEVKANDTICRQVSNRYEDLENFVVNYDRIIFVSGKKSSNGKVLYDVCKKYNEHSYFISNIEELDMSWFSVNDKIGICGATSTPMWLMEQVKARLESF